A portion of the Parasteatoda tepidariorum isolate YZ-2023 chromosome 5, CAS_Ptep_4.0, whole genome shotgun sequence genome contains these proteins:
- the LOC139425579 gene encoding uncharacterized protein: MEELKNKRKPLRQGFTLTANNLEAELSNTEVKVDRVKILLSQLTNKFERLNDLQTQISENLLKLENNDDYEKDFEAHEEYIDRYVYLKKTVNLRLANNEPSSQNGAEMKRKYKLPMLELQKFNGEIRNWLGFWGQFRKIHEDNTIDDDDKFQYLVQAMVPGSPTKELVDSFPPSSQNYQKAITQLKSRFARDDLMVEICIRELLRLVLAQATKKGHMPLATLYDKLETQLRALESRWR, from the coding sequence atggaagaattaaaaaataaaagaaagccaTTGCGCCAAGGATTTACTTTAACTGCCAATAATTTAGAAGCAGAGTTATCGAATACGGAGGTTAAAGTGGATCGCgtaaagattttattatcaCAATTGACGAATAAATTCGAAAGATTAAACGATTTGCAAACTcagatttctgaaaatttattaaaactagaaaataatgatgattatgaaaaagattttgaagCCCATGAAGAATATATTGACAGATatgtgtacttaaaaaaaactgtcaatcTTCGTTTGGCGAACAATGAACCAAGTTCACAAAATGGTGCGGAAATGAAGAGAAAATACAAGCTTCCAATGTTGgaactacaaaaatttaatggaGAAATAAGAAATTGGCTCGGATTTTGGGGACAGTTCCGTAAAATACATGAGGACAACACCATCGATGatgatgataaatttcaatatttggtTCAAGCAATGGTTCCCGGGTCACCAACAAAAGAACTGGTAGATAGTTTTCCACCGTCAAgccaaaattatcaaaaagcaATTACTCAACTAAAATCAAGATTCGCAAGAGATGACCTTATGGTCGAAATCTGTATTAGAGAATTGTTAAGATTAGTGTTGGCACAGGCTACAAAAAAAGGTCACATGCCATTGGCGACATTGTATGATAAATTAGAAACACAGTTACGAGCTCTGGAATCGCGTTGGCGTTAA
- the LOC122270513 gene encoding uncharacterized protein, producing the protein MHKTSLHAGLQIMLSRVREKYWICGARRLMKKIISQCTICLRFKAKHLETPPASLPKDRIINSAAFQITGIDYAGPLYLKNVQNLSTHAFLNALRRFIARRGRVYTIYTDNGTNFHETNNKLRELNWEEIQDSSSIHRINWKFIPPSSAWWGGFWERMSDESSGCLPIDVKISYLIVGFDF; encoded by the exons ATGCATAAAACATCTTTGCATGCTGGTTTACAGATAATGCTCTCAAGagttagagaaaaatattggaTCTGTGGAGCAAGACGActcatgaagaaaataatatcacAATGCACTATCTGTCTAAGATTTAAAGCCAAACATTTGGAGACTCCTCCCGCATCCTTACCAAAAGATAGAATTATCAATTCAGCAGCATTCCAAATTACGGGCATCGATTATGCTGGACCATTATATCTCAAGAATG TTCAGAATTTATCGACGCATGCTTTTTTGAATGCACTTCGTAGATTTATAGCACGCAGAGGAAGAgtctataccatttacacagaTAATGGCACGAATTTTCatgaaactaataataaacTCAGAGAATTGAATTGGGAAGAAATTCAAGATTCTTCATCCATTCATAGGATCAATTGGAAGTTCATACCTCCTTCATCTGCTTGGTGGGGAGGATTTTGGGAGCGGATG tctgatgagagtagtggctgtcttcctatcgatgtcaagattagttatttgatcgtgggctttgatttttaa